From the genome of Anopheles funestus chromosome 2RL, idAnoFuneDA-416_04, whole genome shotgun sequence:
GAGGTAATACTGATGACGATGCATCCATACCCCGGTACGCCGCTGAACGATGTCACTACCGGCATTATTCTGGGTCTGTCCTCGTTAATAATCTTGCTGATCAGTCTCGGTGCAATCACTTCCCGTTGGTGCCGTGCTCCACCACCGGACAATCGTGTAGACGtgtgcaccaccggaccgtgATCGGGCTACAACACATGGAGAAAGACATGGCGGGAATAACTTTAGACGGAGAAGCCTTAAAACTGTGACACAAATGAAAAAGTTCTCCCAAAATCATACAAACTACCATTGGTTAGCATTGCATAACGAAATGCGAATCGTAAGTGGCATCATCAACATAgtgcataatttaatgaaggaacccaaaaaatatttattgtatAATGTTTGTTAATGAGTACTTAAAAGAGAAGAATAAACCATACTTGAGAAGctggagaaaaaacaaaacgagtgCATGTGTTGAATTCTGAAAGCGTCGACGGAGTGCGCTAAGAGTTTATTTCTGCGCCATCAATAGAAACCACCTGCCGTCAATGTGACGAACAGCCGAATATTACCCCGGCAAAGCGTTCCGTTGTCGCTTATACGCTTCAACTCTGTATATGTGCGTACATAACATTCGTTGCTAATGGAGCGCCGCACATTTCGACGTATGCTGTtttttgtgacatttttttattctcaacTTTTTTTAACGCGTGTCCGGAAGTGCATTCTGCAtgcttaaattaattataattatttaccaATTCGCGCCGCTTTCGTACGAATGATGTGAGAGGACCTATGGAAATTCTTGCGtacatggtgcaaaaatgtgacaGGTGCAATTCAAAAATCGTtgctttgatgtttttttgtgttgtttttaaatttgtgaAGTAATCATGCTTTGGAATATTACCTGGCCTACTAGGTatttattcgttttgttttgtctaacGACTGTTCTTCCTCTTAGATGGAGGAAACACATTATTCTACGAACGAGGAGCTGCAAGCAACGCTGCAAGAATTAGCCGATTTACAGTCGCAAATAATGGAGCTACAAACTGACAATGAAAGGTTGGTGGAGGAAAAGGATGTCATCTTCCAGTCACTGTGCCGGCAGACGGAAAAGCTAGAAGATTCGCGCATCCAGATCGGTACGCTCCAGAAGCTACTATTGCGCGAACCAAACCAGCAGGACGTGGTACCAACGGAACGTGAACATAAGCTGATCGATTTGCTGAAGATCGCCCAAGAAGAGCGGGAATGTTTGATGTTGAAACAGGAAGAACTAAATGCCGAGCTAAATGAGCTAAAGGCACTCGTTGACGAACGTAATGGGGAGGTAACGCGAACGCGTGGTCGCATCAGTATGCTGGAATCATCACTGGACGCGGCAAACGCCGAGAAGAAGGATGCAAATTCGCAGTTGATGGAATCGAAGGAAGATGCATCGGTTAAGCTGATCGAGATAAGCCGATTGACCACACTGCTCGAGAATGCGCGGGCCAAAATTGATGAACTCGAGCAGGACCGTGCAATGGGCGACAAAACGGACCTGGAGGAGTTGCTCGATGTTGCGCGGAAGGAGAAAGATCAGCTCGAAACGCAGATTGCGTCCTTCCAGGAGCAGGTATCGATCAGTCAGTGCGAAATCCAGAAGCTCAAAGATCAACTGGCGCGACTAAACGAGGAATGCAAAGTCGTGCGAAACAACGCCAAATGTGTCATCTCGGACCTGGAGTATAAGAATGAAACTGTCACGCAGGAGAAGCAAAAGATGGCAACCGATTTTCAACAGTTGCAGGAGTCGATCAATGAACTACAGGTACGGCGCTGCAAAATTGATGTCCTTTTATTAAACTCGGCATTTTAAATAACTCCATTCACCTATCTTCCACCGCAGGTTCAAAACAAATGCCTCCTGGAGGACAAATCCCAGCTGGAAACGCTGCTGTCGGAAACGCAGAAGCATCTTGGTGAAACCGAGCGCCAGCTGATGGAAAAGACTGAGGAACTAAACCAAGAAACTAGACTTAGGCAGCAGGAAGCGGACGAGTGGGAACATTTCCAGTCGGACCTACTGATGACGGTACGGGTGGCGAACGATTTTAAGACTGAAGCACAAAACGCGCGCGAAAAGCTTGCCCTCGACAATAAGGCACTGCGCGAAAAGGTGCGCGTGCTCGAGCAGCAGATCGAACAACTGAACAAACGTGAGTATCAAACATTGGCATCGGTAGGCTAACACCATGCATGAATCAATCTTAGAAAAACACATGTTCGAagcgaacttttttttgcatgtgtaGTATAGTATACATACCCTTTAATTAAATCTCCATTTTTGCTAACTTTGCATTATCTATTTACGTAATTACATTTTGAGAATTAGTTTTCCTAAGTTCATTAAAAGCAAGACAGTTTTATAGTTGGTCGGTGCAcaacttcctttttttaaaataactctTTGTCATGCAAGCTCTGCACAGAACCGGAGAACATACCTAACCACAGCAGGTTGATGGATTGTTGGTAGTTGTAGAAGTAATAATCATTTGATGTTTCGCAGAATCCTTAAAAGGTATCGGCAATGCGCACGATGTTCAGTTGAGTTACGAACGTTTGAACGATCTTAAGCAAGATTTGAGTGCTTCGGTAGAAAATCTAAACACATTCGATCGGAATGTGGATGAGTTTTCCTATCGTGTTCAGTTGCTCCGCAAGCAAATGCACAATTTTTCGCTCGACCGAAAACCGCCCGCCAGCCTCGTTTCTGGTGGTTTGAATGATACATCCAAGAAAAAGGTTACGATGCAATCACCACCGCCACGAGCAGTTCAGGACTCCGATTCCGATGTGCCACCACCGttaccgaaaacaaaaccaccgaaGCTCGTAGTCCGCTTCGCCGACGAACGGTCCAGTGTTGAAACGTTGGACAGCACGGAATACGACTACAGCGATTCAGATCAGGATGATTCCGAAGTGGTTGGCACAACGAAGCGAAAATCGACACCGTTCGAGGACATTCAGCAGAGCAAGACACCTTCCTCTGAAAGTATATCTGAAGCTAGTGTGCTGGCTAGTGACGACGAGATTTCCAAAGAGGTGGTTGAATATCAGGTCAATTCTCCCGCATTTCGGCCCATCGTCGCTTCGCAGAGCACGGAAAATCTGTTCCATAGCCCATACGCTCTGTTTAAACCAATTCCACGTTTTGCCTCGAAGAGCACGCAGGATTTGAGTTCCACTGAGCGTGCGGATGGTTTATACCATCGGCAGCATAAAAATCGACACCGCGCGCTTAATACAACGGATTTTGGTTCAGGTTTGTTCTACTCGAAAAGCACCGACGATCTTATCCTACCCGATATCGATAGATTGACACAGAAGCCAGCAACGAATCTGAGCAAATTTCGCAAATTTCGATACGAACGCTCGATAAGTGGATCCAGCTTGAATAGTTTAGTTAAACTCGAACGTCAAGAACAACTTTTCCAACgacagaagcagcagcaacaagaaacaagtaatgaaacaatttcgaCCCTAATGCAACCTAACGAAGGGAGTGCAGATGATGTTGAATCATGGAGTAAACCTTCACTGGGCACTCCTCAAACAGATTTAGTGGATGTGTCAGGTTTCCGGCAGCAAAACACGGCGGGAAGTCCGGATCATAAGAATAAACCGGAAAGTCGTAAACCACTGCCTCTTCCTCGAACGGACAGTGAACAGAACCTAGCGACGCAAAAGACAATCGTGTATGTTATTGACGAACAGACAGAACAGTTCGTCCTGGAGGAAGAGCTACAGAAGCGTAAGCAAGAGCGCGCTAAGAAGGAACCCACGAAACAAGTCACGGCCGCACCGAAACTACCAACAAAAAGTAAtacaaaatttattgcaaatcgCAATGTTCCAACTTCTTCTACTGCGACCTCCGAATCATTGTATGAAAACATTCCTTACCGAAGaaattttgtaacaaaaagttATTCCTTTGACCATGATCCTAGTAAGTTTTTGACCCTTTGGTTtgcatgttttgctttgtgcTCCCGTTGCTTCTATTTTCGTGCCGTTTTGTGTCGCTTTCAGCTTGTAAactatgtgtttgcttttcgtGCACAGTTCAATAATGTTTTCTGTCATCGTTACATGTTTAGTTTATTGTACCTAACACGTTCGAAAGAATTTTGTATTAATTCTCCATTTgtattgatgattttttttaatgttttgcagtGCTAACATCGAAAGAAACTCAATCACAGTCACTCATCACAACCGTGCAACAGGAAATGGCCGTTCGGCGGCAGCAAAAGTCCGCAATCCAGCGGCAAGATTCGCGGCTGTCGGTAAAGAGTCTTATTGAGAGCATTGAAAATTCAGCCAAACAGGTGACGTGTGGCATTGTAGCACGCGGGTGTTTGGTAATGAAACTGTTATTaaacaagcttttttttgtttcttctcatGTTTTTTATAGACCAAATTAAATTCCGACTCGCGGTGCAGTTCCAGTTCCAGCATTAACAGCATTCCAGCGGACGCAAACCCTACGCTTTCCACAAAACATTCCTCAATTAGCAGTACGAACAACAACTCCATAAACAACAATGAACACGACAGTATCAGCAACAATATTAGTAAGAGCCACGTaaatggcaacaacaatgaCGAAAACAACGTAATCGTAAGTTTTatctaaacaaaaatgagctttgagttaatgtttcattaacgcatttttttacaaaaaccaacaacagcaaattcCTGTGCAGCCATCGTCTATTGTGCAATCCGCTGCATTGCCAGCTAAAAGTCCGCTGCGAGAACAGCAGCAACCTACGGTGGGAGGTAACGTGAACAGTAATTCCAAGCCCAACGCATCAGCAGGTAATTCACAGCGACGTGTCCATTTTCCTAGACGTCCTATGTAGTTCCGGCATGTAGCTTGGCATACACTTGTAGTGTGACGCGTCTGCCTGCCTGTAGTGGCTTTAAAACGGGcttttgcatgttttattttctcctaATATTCAAACATCGATAGTTcctaaatgtatttttaagttTGATTAAAATCACTGTCCTGCATGCTATACTTAGATTTATCCTGATCTTTATCGAATAAATTTGAATAGTGTATACCAAAAAGATCCTTTTCCTTCACCTTTTCCACTAGCACTGATAATGATTATCTATTTTACTGATCTACTAACAACCACTTATCTATTTGcgatattaatttgttttgagaaaacaaaatcgtcGCGTCGGCTTGGATTATTTGCTTACAAAAAATGGGTTTTCTTGATTAAGgctttttgttgaatttttatttaggCTAGTCTGTTTAATCTGATGGTTTTAACGGTGAAATATGGTTTTagtgggtttttttaattattaatattaatttctaAACTCCTAAATGGTTCAacgtaaatatatttatattttaagtatATCACATTTTCGGAAACAATTATGGAGTTAATCTTCCATGTTGATTGTCGAAAaagtataaatataatttgaaatattttttttctatgattAATTCCGGAAATGTTTAAACACGCTAcctaacaacaaaaaccgaagAATTACTTATCGACTTTGGTGTGCAACTGCGCTTCGATTggctatttgtttttcctgatTTTATACTTCCCTTTCCCGCACCCTATGTCACATATGTTCGTATTATTCGTCTAACAAGACCTTTTATTGCAtgcgtttctgtttttttatttaatttatttgcacgACAGCGTTGTTGATGAGTAATCACATTTGTCTGATCTGCATGCAAGCATTATTCTTAGTCGCACTTCacattttcttcaacattGTTGGAGAACACTAAGAACTAGAAACTATTGGTGGCATATTTATGAGACTAATTCAACTGTAAAGTAAGTATTAATATCGCTGAGCTTTTTATTCAGCATCTTTGGTGAGGAATTAATAAAGAGTTGGTTATATGATACTTAAGTGCTTTTGGTGTTCTATATTTTCGATTTCTTGTGATAGAAATGTACACATATATGTACTAAAAAGTGTACTAAAAACATTTGAACACTAGAGAAACACTTGTTTGCTCATATTGCATTTGTACATGTTTTATAGATGGCTATCGCCGTTTCTAATCTGTAATGCTTTGCCACTTACGCATTTATCTGTTTAtcttgtaatgttttgttaattttgtgtttttgcctgattttttgtttaattttcctttttttcaacgATTTTATAGACACAGTAATGTTGATGAAAAAATCCAATCTTATCACCAGCAACAATGGTTGCAATACAACACTAAACCCAGCAATTATTTCCCACAAAACGATGGACTATGTGCGTCGAAATAGCTACAATGACATAAGTatgtgaatttattttaatttataatttgtatCTAGTACTAATGTTTCAGATCGccttattttcttgtttctgtttttgataATCAATTAGTAATCAGTTGAATGATCATCGCATTtgattgtagttttttttttgtcattgaaCGTTGCGATTAGTATAATTTGTGCAATGTTGTAGATGTTTGTGTAGAcgaaaaagcagaaaaaaattctatttcACAGAAAACGAGAAACCTTCCATGTTTTGGTAGCAATAACTTATCCTAATAACTTCATGTTACACTATCTATTTTTCACGTTTTCGTTTCAAAACCAGGCGAACGGAAAGATCCGTTGAATGCGTTGGTAAAAAATGGAGGCTCGAAACGAAATGCACTGCTGAAATGgtgccaaaacaaaacggtTGGATATCGGAATATTGACATCACGAACTTTAGCTCCTCCTGGAATGATGGTTTGGCTCTGTGCGCCATCATGCACTCCTACCTGCCGGATCGCATACCCTACGATAAGTTGAATCAGAATGACAAACGGCGCAACTTTAGTCTAGCGTTTACTGCGGCCGAAAGCGTTGGCATTCAGACATCTTTGGTAAGTCATCCTGGCAAATGGAAGCCAGTGTAATTGACCGTTTAACTATTTTGTTCGTCTGTCTCCCGTCCACATAGAGTATTGATGAGATGTGCCTTCAGGAACGACCGGATTGGCAGCAAGTAATGGGCTACGTAACGGCCATCTataaacattttgaaacatAAGACAACAACGGAAACGTGCATTCCAATTGCATATTTTACCAATTTTTTACCGTAAAAGGCCTTGA
Proteins encoded in this window:
- the LOC125760498 gene encoding cytospin-A isoform X4 → MSTLRQKIRNVFSWQHDDYSFEPAEESTQPRNPPVEPPKENKPNRFLKGSSSKSVATPAKGVGNRTAKINKKRSNQINIARNSSITSAQLNAAVPLVNIRRAPSDRSVLSEIDRQIVPNRKQPSLGNFFTRPITVTGGTPALSSISDRSLTSKASSSRVSSSIPSTLTNTSQKDIVVVRKAPPAPADNGRLFQRATKKEQPPANTSATDRSSIKRKPLLSGFGRQRGQGPSGPKHQPQQPVSSVSVAAATGSGHAEGVTGNVHGAVNGGALLKSAASASSLEYPVASKPVQSARGTGHQQQRFNGSKEKLDHAHHHHHLHHHHHQPHLHTQHHHPHTQHSRTASGQMAQMATVSTNHLNKFPPGGSGASGSATAGDDGLLNERGVDIGSSGLSSSMEQLTAISFVGPEKAAAGSRKEQQQQQQQQQTSPSKSRVAELQVHLEKLQSENLRLEKKVHEMTSCQEELLLLRDEIVQLKASHEQSNGELHRLLNENESLRDRLKTVVQSPLSDSEKQQLIRNTQRLHSSAPASIALPNNMDAEGTPCVTPDWDKQSSSSEIAVACLQDKIIQMEETHYSTNEELQATLQELADLQSQIMELQTDNERLVEEKDVIFQSLCRQTEKLEDSRIQIGTLQKLLLREPNQQDVVPTEREHKLIDLLKIAQEERECLMLKQEELNAELNELKALVDERNGEVTRTRGRISMLESSLDAANAEKKDANSQLMESKEDASVKLIEISRLTTLLENARAKIDELEQDRAMGDKTDLEELLDVARKEKDQLETQIASFQEQVSISQCEIQKLKDQLARLNEECKVVRNNAKCVISDLEYKNETVTQEKQKMATDFQQLQESINELQVQNKCLLEDKSQLETLLSETQKHLGETERQLMEKTEELNQETRLRQQEADEWEHFQSDLLMTVRVANDFKTEAQNAREKLALDNKALREKVRVLEQQIEQLNKLLTSKETQSQSLITTVQQEMAVRRQQKSAIQRQDSRLSVKSLIESIENSAKQTKLNSDSRCSSSSSINSIPADANPTLSTKHSSISSTNNNSINNNEHDSISNNISKSHVNGNNNDENNVIQIPVQPSSIVQSAALPAKSPLREQQQPTVGGNVNSNSKPNASADTVMLMKKSNLITSNNGCNTTLNPAIISHKTMDYVRRNSYNDISERKDPLNALVKNGGSKRNALLKWCQNKTVGYRNIDITNFSSSWNDGLALCAIMHSYLPDRIPYDKLNQNDKRRNFSLAFTAAESVGIQTSLSIDEMCLQERPDWQQVMGYVTAIYKHFET
- the LOC125760498 gene encoding cytospin-A isoform X1, giving the protein MSTLRQKIRNVFSWQHDDYSFEPAEESTQPRNPPVEPPKENKPNRFLKGSSSKSVATPAKGVGNRTAKINKKRSNQINIARNSSITSAQLNAAVPLVNIRRAPSDRSVLSEIDRQIVPNRKQPSLGNFFTRPITVTGGTPALSSISDRSLTSKASSSRVSSSIPSTLTNTSQKDIVVVRKAPPAPADNGRLFQRATKKEQPPANTSATDRSSIKRKPLLSGFGRQRGQGPSGPKHQPQQPVSSVSVAAATGSGHAEGVTGNVHGAVNGGALLKSAASASSLEYPVASKPVQSARGTGHQQQRFNGSKEKLDHAHHHHHLHHHHHQPHLHTQHHHPHTQHSRTASGQMAQMATVSTNHLNKFPPGGSGASGSATAGDDGLLNERGVDIGSSGLSSSMEQLTAISFVGPEKAAAGSRKEQQQQQQQQQTSPSKSRVAELQVHLEKLQSENLRLEKKVHEMTSCQEELLLLRDEIVQLKASHEQSNGELHRLLNENESLRDRLKTVVQSPLSDSEKQQLIRNTQRLHSSAPASIALPNNMDAEGTPCVTPDWDKQSSSSEIAVACLQDKIIQMEETHYSTNEELQATLQELADLQSQIMELQTDNERLVEEKDVIFQSLCRQTEKLEDSRIQIGTLQKLLLREPNQQDVVPTEREHKLIDLLKIAQEERECLMLKQEELNAELNELKALVDERNGEVTRTRGRISMLESSLDAANAEKKDANSQLMESKEDASVKLIEISRLTTLLENARAKIDELEQDRAMGDKTDLEELLDVARKEKDQLETQIASFQEQVSISQCEIQKLKDQLARLNEECKVVRNNAKCVISDLEYKNETVTQEKQKMATDFQQLQESINELQVQNKCLLEDKSQLETLLSETQKHLGETERQLMEKTEELNQETRLRQQEADEWEHFQSDLLMTVRVANDFKTEAQNAREKLALDNKALREKVRVLEQQIEQLNKQSLKGIGNAHDVQLSYERLNDLKQDLSASVENLNTFDRNVDEFSYRVQLLRKQMHNFSLDRKPPASLVSGGLNDTSKKKVTMQSPPPRAVQDSDSDVPPPLPKTKPPKLVVRFADERSSVETLDSTEYDYSDSDQDDSEVVGTTKRKSTPFEDIQQSKTPSSESISEASVLASDDEISKEVVEYQVNSPAFRPIVASQSTENLFHSPYALFKPIPRFASKSTQDLSSTERADGLYHRQHKNRHRALNTTDFGSGLFYSKSTDDLILPDIDRLTQKPATNLSKFRKFRYERSISGSSLNSLVKLERQEQLFQRQKQQQQETSNETISTLMQPNEGSADDVESWSKPSLGTPQTDLVDVSGFRQQNTAGSPDHKNKPESRKPLPLPRTDSEQNLATQKTIVYVIDEQTEQFVLEEELQKRKQERAKKEPTKQVTAAPKLPTKSNTKFIANRNVPTSSTATSESLYENIPYRRNFVTKSYSFDHDPMLTSKETQSQSLITTVQQEMAVRRQQKSAIQRQDSRLSVKSLIESIENSAKQTKLNSDSRCSSSSSINSIPADANPTLSTKHSSISSTNNNSINNNEHDSISNNISKSHVNGNNNDENNVIQIPVQPSSIVQSAALPAKSPLREQQQPTVGGNVNSNSKPNASADTVMLMKKSNLITSNNGCNTTLNPAIISHKTMDYVRRNSYNDISERKDPLNALVKNGGSKRNALLKWCQNKTVGYRNIDITNFSSSWNDGLALCAIMHSYLPDRIPYDKLNQNDKRRNFSLAFTAAESVGIQTSLSIDEMCLQERPDWQQVMGYVTAIYKHFET
- the LOC125760498 gene encoding cytospin-A isoform X3; the protein is MIKLKSLFRRGQGPSGPKHQPQQPVSSVSVAAATGSGHAEGVTGNVHGAVNGGALLKSAASASSLEYPVASKPVQSARGTGHQQQRFNGSKEKLDHAHHHHHLHHHHHQPHLHTQHHHPHTQHSRTASGQMAQMATVSTNHLNKFPPGGSGASGSATAGDDGLLNERGVDIGSSGLSSSMEQLTAISFVGPEKAAAGSRKEQQQQQQQQQTSPSKSRVAELQVHLEKLQSENLRLEKKVHEMTSCQEELLLLRDEIVQLKASHEQSNGELHRLLNENESLRDRLKTVVQSPLSDSEKQQLIRNTQRLHSSAPASIALPNNMDAEGTPCVTPDWDKQSSSSEIAVACLQDKIIQMEETHYSTNEELQATLQELADLQSQIMELQTDNERLVEEKDVIFQSLCRQTEKLEDSRIQIGTLQKLLLREPNQQDVVPTEREHKLIDLLKIAQEERECLMLKQEELNAELNELKALVDERNGEVTRTRGRISMLESSLDAANAEKKDANSQLMESKEDASVKLIEISRLTTLLENARAKIDELEQDRAMGDKTDLEELLDVARKEKDQLETQIASFQEQVSISQCEIQKLKDQLARLNEECKVVRNNAKCVISDLEYKNETVTQEKQKMATDFQQLQESINELQVQNKCLLEDKSQLETLLSETQKHLGETERQLMEKTEELNQETRLRQQEADEWEHFQSDLLMTVRVANDFKTEAQNAREKLALDNKALREKVRVLEQQIEQLNKQSLKGIGNAHDVQLSYERLNDLKQDLSASVENLNTFDRNVDEFSYRVQLLRKQMHNFSLDRKPPASLVSGGLNDTSKKKVTMQSPPPRAVQDSDSDVPPPLPKTKPPKLVVRFADERSSVETLDSTEYDYSDSDQDDSEVVGTTKRKSTPFEDIQQSKTPSSESISEASVLASDDEISKEVVEYQVNSPAFRPIVASQSTENLFHSPYALFKPIPRFASKSTQDLSSTERADGLYHRQHKNRHRALNTTDFGSGLFYSKSTDDLILPDIDRLTQKPATNLSKFRKFRYERSISGSSLNSLVKLERQEQLFQRQKQQQQETSNETISTLMQPNEGSADDVESWSKPSLGTPQTDLVDVSGFRQQNTAGSPDHKNKPESRKPLPLPRTDSEQNLATQKTIVYVIDEQTEQFVLEEELQKRKQERAKKEPTKQVTAAPKLPTKSNTKFIANRNVPTSSTATSESLYENIPYRRNFVTKSYSFDHDPMLTSKETQSQSLITTVQQEMAVRRQQKSAIQRQDSRLSVKSLIESIENSAKQTKLNSDSRCSSSSSINSIPADANPTLSTKHSSISSTNNNSINNNEHDSISNNISKSHVNGNNNDENNVIQIPVQPSSIVQSAALPAKSPLREQQQPTVGGNVNSNSKPNASADTVMLMKKSNLITSNNGCNTTLNPAIISHKTMDYVRRNSYNDISERKDPLNALVKNGGSKRNALLKWCQNKTVGYRNIDITNFSSSWNDGLALCAIMHSYLPDRIPYDKLNQNDKRRNFSLAFTAAESVGIQTSLSIDEMCLQERPDWQQVMGYVTAIYKHFET
- the LOC125760498 gene encoding cytospin-A isoform X2; protein product: MSTLRQKIRNVFSWQHDDYSFEPAEESTQPRNPPVEPPKENKPNRFLKGSSSKSVATPAKGVGNRTAKINKKRSNQINIARNSSITSAQLNAAVPLVNIRRAPSDRSVLSEIDRQIVPNRKQPSLGNFFTRPITVTGGTPALSSISDRSLTSKASSSRVSSSIPSTLTNTSQKDIVVVRKAPPAPADNGRLFQRATKKEQPPANTSATDRSSIKRKPLLSGFGRQRGQGPSGPKHQPQQPVSSVSVAAATGSGHAEGVTGNVHGAVNGGALLKSAASASSLEYPVASKPVQSARGTGHQQQRFNGSKEKLDHAHHHHHLHHHHHQPHLHTQHHHPHTQHSRTASGQMAQMATVSTNHLNKFPPGGSGASGSATAGDDGLLNERGVDIGSSGLSSSMEQLTAISFVGPEKAAAGSRKEQQQQQQQQQTSPSKSRVAELQVHLEKLQSENLRLEKKVHEMTSCQEELLLLRDEIVQLKASHEQSNGELHRLLNENESLRDRLKTVVQSPLSDSEKQQLIRNTQRLHSSAPASIALPNNMDAEGTPCVTPDWDKQSSSSEIAVACLQDKIIQMEETHYSTNEELQATLQELADLQSQIMELQTDNERLVEEKDVIFQSLCRQTEKLEDSRIQIGTLQKLLLREPNQQDVVPTEREHKLIDLLKIAQEERECLMLKQEELNAELNELKALVDERNGEVTRTRGRISMLESSLDAANAEKKDANSQLMESKEDASVKLIEISRLTTLLENARAKIDELEQDRAMGDKTDLEELLDVARKEKDQLETQIASFQEQVSISQCEIQKLKDQLARLNEECKVVRNNAKCVISDLEYKNETVTQEKQKMATDFQQLQESINELQVQNKCLLEDKSQLETLLSETQKHLGETERQLMEKTEELNQETRLRQQEADEWEHFQSDLLMTVRVANDFKTEAQNAREKLALDNKALREKVRVLEQQIEQLNKQSLKGIGNAHDVQLSYERLNDLKQDLSASVENLNTFDRNVDEFSYRVQLLRKQMHNFSLDRKPPASLVSGGLNDTSKKKVTMQSPPPRAVQDSDSDVPPPLPKTKPPKLVVRFADERSSVETLDSTEYDYSDSDQDDSEVVGTTKRKSTPFEDIQQSKTPSSESISEASVLASDDEISKEVVEYQVNSPAFRPIVASQSTENLFHSPYALFKPIPRFASKSTQDLSSTERADGLYHRQHKNRHRALNTTDFGSGLFYSKSTDDLILPDIDRLTQKPATNLSKFRKFRYERSISGSSLNSLVKLERQEQLFQRQKQQQQETSNETISTLMQPNEGSADDVESWSKPSLGTPQTDLVDVSGFRQQNTAGSPDHKNKPESRKPLPLPRTDSEQNLATQKTIVYVIDEQTEQFVLEEELQKRKQERAKKEPTKQVTAAPKLPTKSNTKFIANRNVPTSSTATSESLYENIPYRRNFVTKSYSFDHDPMLTSKETQSQSLITTVQQEMAVRRQQKSAIQRQDSRLSVKSLIESIENSAKQTKLNSDSRCSSSSSINSIPADANPTLSTKHSSISSTNNNSINNNEHDSISNNISKSHVNGNNNDENNVIQIPVQPSSIVQSAALPAKSPLREQQQPTVGGNVNSNSKPNASAGERKDPLNALVKNGGSKRNALLKWCQNKTVGYRNIDITNFSSSWNDGLALCAIMHSYLPDRIPYDKLNQNDKRRNFSLAFTAAESVGIQTSLSIDEMCLQERPDWQQVMGYVTAIYKHFET